In one Epinephelus lanceolatus isolate andai-2023 chromosome 19, ASM4190304v1, whole genome shotgun sequence genomic region, the following are encoded:
- the usp20 gene encoding ubiquitin carboxyl-terminal hydrolase 20 isoform X1 yields MAEQDICPHLDSIGEVTKEDLLQKSKGTCQSCGAGGPNLWACLQSDCPYVGCGESFSDHSTLHAQAKKHNLTVNLTTFRIWCYVCEREVFLEHRPTLVPVPAAPHHCKPTEQEAAPQPVGHPLKAVPIAVAEEEGSESEEDELKPRGLTGMKNIGNSCYMNAALQALSNCPPLTQFFLDCSGLVRTEKKPALCKSYQKLISELWHKKRPSYVVPTSLSHGIKLVNPMFRGYAQQVGASTQQDTQEFLRCLMDQLHEELKEPLTECSMSGEGSDGEEIRDGDRSPSEDEFLSCDSGSDRGEGGGAGDSELLLQDECDGVRSPTGGIVGVSTGGVISEKERLKERRVSGSPFRGGSQEMDEDADVDTAAEEGAPERGEEEEAMPTANTEVQSQENNQLSDTGQGQSQSNNTSEPDNEASMPQPQSTPCSPVRTIQELHPKLSSSQPRSSPLRSAGPAYTFKKAQLLLSARKKKQSHYRSVISDIFDGSILSLVQCLTCDRVSTTVETFQDLSLPIPGKEDLAKLHSSIHQNLPVKTGVCPDTYSSQGWISYIMDSIRRFVVSCIPSWFWGPMVTLEDCLAAFFAADELKGDNMYSCERCKKLRNGVKYCKVLRLPEILCIHLKRFRHEVMYSFKISSHVSFPLEGLDMRPFLAKESPSQVTAYDLLSVICHHGTAGSGHYIAYCQNVINGQWYEFDDQYVTEVHETVVQNAEAYVLFYRKSSEESVRERQKVVALANMKEPSLLQFYISREWLNKFNTFAEPGPISNHTFLCQHGGIPPNKYHYIDDLVVIVPQNVWEYLYNSFGGGPAVNHLYMCAICQVEIEALAKRRKMEIDTFIKLNKEFQAEEAPTVILCISMQWFREWESFVKGKDNEPPGPIDNSKIGVMKGGHIQLKQGADYGQISEETWQYLLGIYSGGPEIAVRQTVAPADPDSLHGERKIEAETRAL; encoded by the exons ATGGCAGAACAAGACATTTGTCCTCACCTGGACTCCATAGGAGAGGTAACCAAGGAGGACCTCCTCCAGAAATCCAAG GGCACTTGCCAATCTTGTGGAGCAGGAGGCCCAAATCTGTGGGCCTGTCTGCAG AGTGACTGTCCGTATGTTGGCTGTGGAGAGTCCTTCTCTGATCACAGCACCCTGCATGCACAG GCTAAGAAGCACAACCTGACTGTGAACCTGACGACGTTCAGGATCTGGTGTTATGTGTGTGAGCGAGAGGTATTTTTGGAGCACAGGCCTACGCTGGTGCCCGTGCCTGCTGCTCCCCACCACTGTAAACCCACGGAGCAG GAAGCAGCTCCTCAGCCAGTAGGTCACCCGCTAAAAGCAGTACCGATTGCTGTGGCAGAGGAAGAAGGTTCAGAGTCAGAGGAGGATGAGCTTAAACCCAGAG gcTTGACAGGAATGAAAAATATCGGTAACTCCTGCTACATGAATGCAGCTCTCCAAGCCCTGTCCAACTG TCCCCCTCTCACTCAGTTCTTCCTGGACTGCAGTGGATTGGTTCGGACTGAGAAGAAGCCTGCTCTCTGCAAGAGCTACCAGAAACTAATCTCAGAGCTCTGGCATAAAAAACG GCCCAGCTATGTTGTGCCTACCAGTCTGTCTCATGGCATCAAACTAGTAAACCCCATGTTTCGTGGTTACGCTCAGCAGGTAGGGGCAAGTACCCAGCAG GACACTCAGGAGTTCCTGCGCTGTCTGATGGACCAGTTACATGAAGAGCTAAAGGAGCCTCTGACAGAGTGCAGCATGAGCGGGGAGGGAAGTGATGGTGAAGAGATAAGAGATGGGGACCGCTCCCCGTCCGAGGACGAATTCCTATCCTGCGACTCTGGCAGTGACCgtggggagggaggaggagcggGTGACAGTGAGCTGCTCCTGCAGGATGAGTGTGACGGGGTCAGGTCACCGACAGGAGGGATAGTGGGTGTCAGTACCGGCGGGGTGATCTCGGAGAAGGAGAGGCTGAAGGAAAGGAGGGTGTCTGGCTCACCCTTTCGTGGAGGCTCGCAAGAGATGGATGAGGATGCTGATGTGGATACAGCAGCTGAGGAGGGGGCTCCTGAgaggggggaggaagaggaggcgaTGCCAACCGCAAACACTGAGGTCCAAAGCCAAGAGAATAACCAGTTATCTGATActgggcaagggcaaagccagAGCAACAACACCTCAG AGCCAGACAATGAAGCGTCAATGCCCCAGCCCCAGTCCACTCCCTGCAGTCCTGTGCGAACCATTCAGGAGCTGCATCCAAAACTGTCCTCCAGTCAACCTCGCTCCAGTCCCCTCCGCTCTGCAGGACCTGCGTACACCTTCAAAAAAG CTCAGCTGCTGCTCAGTGCCAGGAAGAAGAAACAGTCTCACTATCGCAGTGTGATCTCGGACATCTTCGACGGCTCCATCCTCAGTCTGGTCCAGTGTTTAACCTGTGACAGG GTCTCTACAACAGTAGAAACCTTCCAAGACTTGTCTCTCCCTATTCCTGGTAAAGAGGACTTGGCAAAGCTCCACTCTTCCATACATCAGAACCTTCCAGTCAAGACAGGCGTGTGTCCCGACACTTACAGCTCACAGGGGTGGATCTCCTACATCATGGACTCCATACGCCG GTTCGTAGTCTCATGTATCCCTAGTTGGTTCTGGGGGCCCATGGTGACCCTGGAGGACTGCCTCGCTGCCTTCTTTGCAGCAGATGAGCTCAAAG GGGACAACATGTACAGCTGTGAGAGATGTAAAAA GTTGAGAAATGGTGTCAAATATTGCAAAGTACTTAGACTTCCAGAg attCTGTGCATTCACCTGAAACGCTTCCGGCACGAGGTCATGTATTCGTTCAAGATTAGCAGCCATGTGTCCTTCCCGTTGGAGGGCCTCGACATGCGACCTTTCCTGGCTAAAGAGAGTCCATCCCAGGTCACCGCTTACGACCTGCTGTCAGTCATTTGTCACCATGGCACTGCAGGAA GTGGACACTACATAGCTTACTGTCAGAATGTGATCAATGGCCAGTGGTATGAGTTTGATGACCAGTATGTCACAGAGGTCCATGAGACGGTGGTGCAGAACGCAGAGGCCTATGTGTTGTTCTATAG AAAAAGTAGTGAGGAGTCTGTGAGAGAGAGGCAGAAGGTGGTGGCCCTCGCCAACATGAAGGAGCCCAGCCTGCTGCAGTTTTACATCTCCAGAGAATGGCTGAACAAGTTCAACACCTTTGCCGAACCAGGCCCCATCAGCAACCACACATTTCTTTGCCAACATGGAG GGATCCCTCCTAATAAATACCACTACATAGATGACCTGGTTGTGATTGTTCCTCAGAATGTGTGGGAGTACCTTTACAACAG TTTTGGAGGTGGCCCAGCGGTGAACCACCTGTATATGTGTGCCATCTGCCAGGTGGAGATTGAGGCTCTGGCTAAGCGCAGAAAAATGGAAATAGACACCTTCATAAAG CTGAATAAAGAGTTTCAGGCTGAAGAGGCTCCGACGGTGATCCTGTGCATCAGCATGCAGTGGTTCCGAGAGTGGGAGAGCTTTGTGAAGGGCAAAGACAACG AGCCACCTGGTCCCATCGACAACAGTAAAATTGGTGTTATGAAAGGAGGACACATACAACTGAAGCAAG GCGCAGACTATGGTCAGATCTCAGAGGAGACGTGGCAGTACTTGTTGGGTATTTATAGCGGAGGCCCTGAGATCGCAGTGAGACAGACTGTGGCCCCGGCTGACCCCGACAGCCTTCATGGAGAGAGGAAGATCGAGGCAGAAACCAGAGCACTTTGA
- the usp20 gene encoding ubiquitin carboxyl-terminal hydrolase 20 isoform X2, with amino-acid sequence MAEQDICPHLDSIGEVTKEDLLQKSKGTCQSCGAGGPNLWACLQSDCPYVGCGESFSDHSTLHAQAKKHNLTVNLTTFRIWCYVCEREVFLEHRPTLVPVPAAPHHCKPTEQEAAPQPVGHPLKAVPIAVAEEEGSESEEDELKPRGLTGMKNIGNSCYMNAALQALSNCPPLTQFFLDCSGLVRTEKKPALCKSYQKLISELWHKKRPSYVVPTSLSHGIKLVNPMFRGYAQQDTQEFLRCLMDQLHEELKEPLTECSMSGEGSDGEEIRDGDRSPSEDEFLSCDSGSDRGEGGGAGDSELLLQDECDGVRSPTGGIVGVSTGGVISEKERLKERRVSGSPFRGGSQEMDEDADVDTAAEEGAPERGEEEEAMPTANTEVQSQENNQLSDTGQGQSQSNNTSEPDNEASMPQPQSTPCSPVRTIQELHPKLSSSQPRSSPLRSAGPAYTFKKAQLLLSARKKKQSHYRSVISDIFDGSILSLVQCLTCDRVSTTVETFQDLSLPIPGKEDLAKLHSSIHQNLPVKTGVCPDTYSSQGWISYIMDSIRRFVVSCIPSWFWGPMVTLEDCLAAFFAADELKGDNMYSCERCKKLRNGVKYCKVLRLPEILCIHLKRFRHEVMYSFKISSHVSFPLEGLDMRPFLAKESPSQVTAYDLLSVICHHGTAGSGHYIAYCQNVINGQWYEFDDQYVTEVHETVVQNAEAYVLFYRKSSEESVRERQKVVALANMKEPSLLQFYISREWLNKFNTFAEPGPISNHTFLCQHGGIPPNKYHYIDDLVVIVPQNVWEYLYNSFGGGPAVNHLYMCAICQVEIEALAKRRKMEIDTFIKLNKEFQAEEAPTVILCISMQWFREWESFVKGKDNEPPGPIDNSKIGVMKGGHIQLKQGADYGQISEETWQYLLGIYSGGPEIAVRQTVAPADPDSLHGERKIEAETRAL; translated from the exons ATGGCAGAACAAGACATTTGTCCTCACCTGGACTCCATAGGAGAGGTAACCAAGGAGGACCTCCTCCAGAAATCCAAG GGCACTTGCCAATCTTGTGGAGCAGGAGGCCCAAATCTGTGGGCCTGTCTGCAG AGTGACTGTCCGTATGTTGGCTGTGGAGAGTCCTTCTCTGATCACAGCACCCTGCATGCACAG GCTAAGAAGCACAACCTGACTGTGAACCTGACGACGTTCAGGATCTGGTGTTATGTGTGTGAGCGAGAGGTATTTTTGGAGCACAGGCCTACGCTGGTGCCCGTGCCTGCTGCTCCCCACCACTGTAAACCCACGGAGCAG GAAGCAGCTCCTCAGCCAGTAGGTCACCCGCTAAAAGCAGTACCGATTGCTGTGGCAGAGGAAGAAGGTTCAGAGTCAGAGGAGGATGAGCTTAAACCCAGAG gcTTGACAGGAATGAAAAATATCGGTAACTCCTGCTACATGAATGCAGCTCTCCAAGCCCTGTCCAACTG TCCCCCTCTCACTCAGTTCTTCCTGGACTGCAGTGGATTGGTTCGGACTGAGAAGAAGCCTGCTCTCTGCAAGAGCTACCAGAAACTAATCTCAGAGCTCTGGCATAAAAAACG GCCCAGCTATGTTGTGCCTACCAGTCTGTCTCATGGCATCAAACTAGTAAACCCCATGTTTCGTGGTTACGCTCAGCAG GACACTCAGGAGTTCCTGCGCTGTCTGATGGACCAGTTACATGAAGAGCTAAAGGAGCCTCTGACAGAGTGCAGCATGAGCGGGGAGGGAAGTGATGGTGAAGAGATAAGAGATGGGGACCGCTCCCCGTCCGAGGACGAATTCCTATCCTGCGACTCTGGCAGTGACCgtggggagggaggaggagcggGTGACAGTGAGCTGCTCCTGCAGGATGAGTGTGACGGGGTCAGGTCACCGACAGGAGGGATAGTGGGTGTCAGTACCGGCGGGGTGATCTCGGAGAAGGAGAGGCTGAAGGAAAGGAGGGTGTCTGGCTCACCCTTTCGTGGAGGCTCGCAAGAGATGGATGAGGATGCTGATGTGGATACAGCAGCTGAGGAGGGGGCTCCTGAgaggggggaggaagaggaggcgaTGCCAACCGCAAACACTGAGGTCCAAAGCCAAGAGAATAACCAGTTATCTGATActgggcaagggcaaagccagAGCAACAACACCTCAG AGCCAGACAATGAAGCGTCAATGCCCCAGCCCCAGTCCACTCCCTGCAGTCCTGTGCGAACCATTCAGGAGCTGCATCCAAAACTGTCCTCCAGTCAACCTCGCTCCAGTCCCCTCCGCTCTGCAGGACCTGCGTACACCTTCAAAAAAG CTCAGCTGCTGCTCAGTGCCAGGAAGAAGAAACAGTCTCACTATCGCAGTGTGATCTCGGACATCTTCGACGGCTCCATCCTCAGTCTGGTCCAGTGTTTAACCTGTGACAGG GTCTCTACAACAGTAGAAACCTTCCAAGACTTGTCTCTCCCTATTCCTGGTAAAGAGGACTTGGCAAAGCTCCACTCTTCCATACATCAGAACCTTCCAGTCAAGACAGGCGTGTGTCCCGACACTTACAGCTCACAGGGGTGGATCTCCTACATCATGGACTCCATACGCCG GTTCGTAGTCTCATGTATCCCTAGTTGGTTCTGGGGGCCCATGGTGACCCTGGAGGACTGCCTCGCTGCCTTCTTTGCAGCAGATGAGCTCAAAG GGGACAACATGTACAGCTGTGAGAGATGTAAAAA GTTGAGAAATGGTGTCAAATATTGCAAAGTACTTAGACTTCCAGAg attCTGTGCATTCACCTGAAACGCTTCCGGCACGAGGTCATGTATTCGTTCAAGATTAGCAGCCATGTGTCCTTCCCGTTGGAGGGCCTCGACATGCGACCTTTCCTGGCTAAAGAGAGTCCATCCCAGGTCACCGCTTACGACCTGCTGTCAGTCATTTGTCACCATGGCACTGCAGGAA GTGGACACTACATAGCTTACTGTCAGAATGTGATCAATGGCCAGTGGTATGAGTTTGATGACCAGTATGTCACAGAGGTCCATGAGACGGTGGTGCAGAACGCAGAGGCCTATGTGTTGTTCTATAG AAAAAGTAGTGAGGAGTCTGTGAGAGAGAGGCAGAAGGTGGTGGCCCTCGCCAACATGAAGGAGCCCAGCCTGCTGCAGTTTTACATCTCCAGAGAATGGCTGAACAAGTTCAACACCTTTGCCGAACCAGGCCCCATCAGCAACCACACATTTCTTTGCCAACATGGAG GGATCCCTCCTAATAAATACCACTACATAGATGACCTGGTTGTGATTGTTCCTCAGAATGTGTGGGAGTACCTTTACAACAG TTTTGGAGGTGGCCCAGCGGTGAACCACCTGTATATGTGTGCCATCTGCCAGGTGGAGATTGAGGCTCTGGCTAAGCGCAGAAAAATGGAAATAGACACCTTCATAAAG CTGAATAAAGAGTTTCAGGCTGAAGAGGCTCCGACGGTGATCCTGTGCATCAGCATGCAGTGGTTCCGAGAGTGGGAGAGCTTTGTGAAGGGCAAAGACAACG AGCCACCTGGTCCCATCGACAACAGTAAAATTGGTGTTATGAAAGGAGGACACATACAACTGAAGCAAG GCGCAGACTATGGTCAGATCTCAGAGGAGACGTGGCAGTACTTGTTGGGTATTTATAGCGGAGGCCCTGAGATCGCAGTGAGACAGACTGTGGCCCCGGCTGACCCCGACAGCCTTCATGGAGAGAGGAAGATCGAGGCAGAAACCAGAGCACTTTGA
- the rpl7a gene encoding large ribosomal subunit protein eL8: MPKGKKAKGKKVAPAPSVAKKHEAKKVINPLFEKRPKNFGIGQDIQPKRDLTRFVKWPRYIRLQRQRSILYKRLKVPPAINQFTQALDRQTATQLFKLAHKYRPETKQEKKQRLLARAEQKAAGKGDTPTKRPPVLRAGVNTVTSLVESKKAQLVIIAHDVDPIELVVFLPALCRKMGVPYCIVKGKARLGRLVHRKTCTSVAFTQINPEDKGALAKLVEAIKTNYNDRYEEIRRHWGGGIMGPKSTARITKLEKAKAKELATKLG, from the exons ATG CCTAAGGGAAAGAAGGCTAAGGGGAAGAAGGTGGCACCTGCCCCTTCTGTGGCCAAGAAACATGAGGCCAAAAAAGTAATCAACCCCCTCTTTGAGAAGAGGCCAAAGAACTTTGGCATCG GCCAGGATATTCAGCCCAAGCGTGATTTGACACGCTTCGTGAAATGGCCTCGTTATATCCGCCTGCAGAGGCAGCGCTCCATCCTCTACAAGCGTCTGAAGGTCCCCCCTGCGATCAACCAGTTCACCCAGGCTCTGGACCGCCAGACTG CCACACAGCTGTTCAAGCTGGCCCACAAGTACAGGCCAGAGACCAAGCAGGAGAAGAAGCAGAGGCTGCTGGCCCGCGCTGAGCAGAAGGCAGCTGGAAAGGGAGATACCCCAACCAAGAGGCCCCCTGTCCTCCGTGCAG gtgtgaacactgTCACTTCTCTGGTGGAGAGCAAGAAAGCCCAGCTGGTCATCATTGCCCACGATGTGGATCCAATTGAG CTCGTCGTCTTCCTGCCAGCTCTGTGCCGCAAGATGGGCGTCCCATACTGCATCGTCAAGGGCAAGGCTAGACTGGGCAGACTGGTGCACAGAAAGACATGCACTTCAGTTGCTTTCACACAGATTAACCC TGAGGATAAAGGTGCACTTGCCAAGCTCGTGGAAGCCATCAAGACCAACTACAATGACAGATATGAAGAG ATCCGTCGTCACTGGGGAGGTGGTATTATGGGCCCGAAATCAACAGCCCGCATCACTAAGCTGGAGAAGGCAAAGGCCAAGGAACTGGCAACCAAGCTTGGTTAA
- the surf1 gene encoding surfeit locus protein 1 encodes MAALKSALAYSTRVLTTFKKQTHVVYIKRTLLLTRLPLFKGAKGKFITFGRQSSSTAAGAESGEDSFLKWFLLLIPFTTFGLGTWQVKRRQWKIQLINELKGLTTAEPIPLPLDPLELNSLEYRRVKVRGWYDHSKELYVLPRSPVDPEKEAREAGRLSSSGETGANVITPFHCTDLGITILVNRGYVPKQKIRPETRTKGQVEGEMDVVGIVRLTETRKPFVPNNDVERNRWHFRDLEAMASVTGAEPIFIDADFGSTIPGGPIGGQTRVTLRNEHMQYIITWYGLCVATTYMWYAKFIKKIKL; translated from the exons ATGGCTGCTCTGAAATCAGCGCTGGCTTATTCCACCAGGGTGCTAACGACATTCAAaaaacag ACGCATGTCGTTTACATCAAGAGGACTCTCCTCCTGACCAGACTGCCACTCTTCAAAGGTGCtaaag GCAAGTTCATCACCTTCGGGCGACAGTCCAGCTCCACAGCAGCCGGAGCAGAGAGTGGAGAAGACTCCTTCCTCAAATGGTTCCTGCTGCTCATCCCCTTCACCACCTTTGGCCTGGGTACATGGCAG GTGAAACGGCGTCAGTGGAAGATACAGCTGATTAATGAGCTGAAAGGACTCACTACTGCAGAGCCCATTCCTCTCCCTCTTGA TCCTCTTGAGCTGAATAGCCTCGAGTACAGAAGGGTCAAAGTGCGCGGATGGTATGACCACTCAAAGGAGCTGTACGTTCTGCCCCGCTCACCAGTCGACCCAGAGAAAGAGGCCAGAGAGGCGGGCAGGTTGTCTTCAAGTGGAGAGACCGGCGCAAATGTCATCACTCCATTCCACTGTACTGACCTGGG CATCACAATCCTGGTGAACAGAGGATACGTGCCTAAGCAGAAGATAAGACCAGAGACCAGGACGAAGGGGCAG GTGGAGGGGGAGATGGATGTGGTCGGGATAGTTCGGCTGACGGAGACTCGTAAACCCTTTGTGCCCAACAATGACGTGGAAAGAAACCGCTGGCATTTCCGTGACCTGGAGGCCATGGCCAGTGTCACAGGAGCTGAGCCCATCTTCATTGATGCAGACTTCG GGAGCACCATTCCTGGTGGACCAATAGGTGGACAGACCAGAGTCACACTCAGGAACGAACACATGCAGTATATAATTACATG GTATGGCTTGTGTGTAGCGACGACCTACATGTGGTATGCAAAGTTCATCAAGAAGATTAAATTGTGA
- the surf6 gene encoding surfeit locus protein 6, protein MDLASRDSYIQKLASKVLSQRDQEPKKRPFAYFKGKNDAGPPKKKKKCKKKHFKEKSTDEKTPAPKSQQKPPPSAAAQKGPATAKPSVSKTQSINGSTAQEPKGGNAGSNFSTVDLLRKRLHEKIEESRGQGAPKDAESEKFQAKRAKRKLERERKKRKRKEFQMKKLAEESGKEQPQPQIKQEAERAPAASKRNETAIVFNKVETVDEGYVDKMLKKKNKKQSVKGQITPLTGKNYKQLLSRVEARKAKLAKLRETDEGKAREMEEKIKWTNILYKAEGIKIKDDEDMLRSSLKKKEKHRAQRKKQWSQRSENVIEKMQQRQDKRRKNLQKRKQVKTEKKKDRAHKKGRVLPEDLKKAAV, encoded by the exons ATGGACCTCGCCTCTAGAGACTCGTACATTCAGAAGCTCGCAAGTAAAGTGTTGTCTCAGCGAGACCAGGAGCCCAAGAAGAGACCGTTTG ctTATTTCAAGGGTAAAAATGATGCCGGTcctccaaagaagaagaaaaagtgcaaaaagaagcattttaaagaaaagagCACAGATGAGAAGACACCTGCTCCTAAATCCCAACAAAAGCCTCCGCCCTCCGCTGCAGCACAGAAAGGCCCAGCCACAGCAAAACCTAGTGTGTCCAAAACTCAGAGTATAAATGGATCTACAGCACAGGAACCTAAAG GAGGAAATGCTGGGTCCAACTTCTCCACAGTAGATTTACTACGCAAGAGACTCCATGAAAAGATCGAAGAGTCCAGAGGGCAG GGAGCCCCAAAGGATGCCGAATCGGAGAAATTCCAGGCAAAGCGAGCAAAAAGAAAGCTTGAACGTGAGcgcaagaagaggaagaggaaagagtTTCAGATGAAGAAACTGGCTGAAGAAAGTGGCAAAGAACAGCCCCAGCCACAGATAAAACAGGAAGCGGAGCGAGCCCCGGCTGCAAGCAAAAGAAACGAAACTGCCATCGTCTTCAACAAGGTAGAGACAGTGGACGAAGGATATGTAGACAAAATGCTgaaaaagaagaacaagaagcAGAGCGTTAAGGGCCAGATAACACCGCTGACAGGGAAGAACTACAAGCAGCTTCTCAGTCGCGTGGAGGCTCGCAAAGCGAAGCTGGCAAAGCTGAGGGAGACAGACGAGGGGAAGGCCcgagagatggaggagaagataaagtggaccaacattctTTATAAGGCAGAGGGCATCAAAATCAAAGATGACGAAGACATGCTGCGCTCCTCgttgaagaagaaggagaagcaCCGTGCTCAGAGGAAAAAGCAATGGAGTCAGCGTAGTGAGAATGTCATAGAGAAGATGCAGCAACGCCAGGACAAGAGACGAAAGAACCTCCAGAAACGTAAGCAAGTcaaaacagagaagaagaaggacagGGCGCACAAGAAAGGCAGAGTGCTGCCTGAGGACTTGAAAAAAgcagcagtgtaa